One Dermacentor albipictus isolate Rhodes 1998 colony chromosome 10, USDA_Dalb.pri_finalv2, whole genome shotgun sequence genomic window, atgcagtgcgtttgtaaacacattacctattgtatgcacaccatacataacatttctgtgtgctagcctaactgtagacttagaaacaatgaagtgcatatgtacccgcttccacatgccgtacttcaagggctattatattgctcattacacccgataggtgaaggggtaatatattcctgatcacacccttacaccccatgggtcgaagggtaatatgttgttcaaaacaccctcaagggatagggtgttattggaatatagaataaccatcataagggtgtaattccctataaaacccagctttttcaagggtgctagggggttagttatagacaccgaaaaaaacccttaggggtgtaaattatttgtaATTTGTAAAAAATTGTAATTAGGCCGGCGAACCTGCAGGTTCGCCGGCCTCCTCTACCGAAAAAGAAGACCGCGCTATTGATGACGTGGCGGATGAcaacacgccatgttcgctggccttccaAGCAGCGAAATAAGCGCatgctgtggcagatagcgccTCCACTTAGGCTGCTGCCATCAGTCCTCCTGATCGAACCAATGTTTTAAACACGGCTAAAACACCCGACCTCGCGATATCTATAGTTGTTACACCCACGAAATATGCTGTGGTTTCACACGCCTCAATTGCGACGCCTACAACGCCGCGTCCGTTACATCTGAATGAAATAAAAATCTGAATGAGCCCCTGGCTGCAGAAGTTGTCGGCGGCACTGAAATCAATCCAGCAGCCCTACCGCTAccaagatcatcatcatcaggaaaCAGCTTCAACCTCGAAGTTGACAGCAGCCTTGGAGTTTCGCCAAGCCTGGATGGACTCGACGTAGAAACGGCGGCCCCACGAGACGTAAAGTGTGCCCATGCGTAAGGCTCTGGCTCGGACGGCGCGCCGGATCACCGCGCTGAGttatagcacaaaaaaaaaaaaccttggccctcttcgagagggtcgaagaAGTGACGTGTGTACTGCATGTCTCCTGGACTTGTTCCCAGGGTGCAAACTTGAACAACACGACCATATATAATTGAAAGTGTCGCTTTGGTGACACTTTCAATTATATATGGCTGACACCATGAATATTAATTTATTGAACGCGAAGGGGTCCTGAAGGGCTATTAAACAAGCAGAAATTATCAGCGTGGCCCATGTTAAAGTTCTAAATTCTGTGTTcacaagaaacaaattttttagCCATTGGACATGTTATTGCTTTCAAACGCACTTTGAAACTAGATTGTATTGCTCTTTCGCGACATCCCGCTCTAGCGGAGTCGGTATTTTCAACAGAGTTCTTTTACGAGATCATTATGTTTTTTATGATGGGACAGGGCggatattggcatttgattgtgtgcTTTATTCGTTTAGGTTACGGATTTAGGGAGCCCCGCATACCAATAAGTCCTGTGATTTTTTTCGTGCTCTAGACATATACTTCCTGGATGGTTGTCCCGTAGTGCTTGTCGGAGATTTTAATTGCATTTTAGACACGCCAGCGGATGTGCAAGGCCCGGGCTGGAGTTGCGCTGActggaacgcacgggagttgcgtcgcctcgttCAGCCCTTTTCGTTGCTGGATACATATCGAATTTTTCatggttctttatttttctggaCATGGCGACGTGGCTCATCGTCAAGCAGGTTAGTCCGTGCCCATGTGCCAAGTaatttagctcagtatgtctcCCGATCTTTTGTGTCTTGTTTATATTTTTGACCACAGAGCCATGacacttgaaatttcttttcctgGTTCCTCGTCACAAAAACCTTGGCGTCTCGACACACGCGTTCTACAGGACGCGCactcgcgctcttgtttgtcaagtCTTGCACGCCTTTCTTTCTAGATCTTACCCAGATTCATGGGACGCGcttaaggtgcagtggcgtctgtATTGTTGCTTGCTGAATCTGAAAATCTTGCTGAATAAATTGCAGCACCATGGTATCCGAGGGAAAGCACTATCATTATTGAATTCTTATCTATCATTCAGGCAACAAGTGGTATCAATCGACGGTACACAGTCTGAACTGAAACTTCTCATGTGCGGTGTCCCTCGAGGAAGTACGCTAGGACCTTTACTCTTCAATATATATATGAATAAGATAATAAATATTAACCATGACGCAAAGTTTGTCATCTATGCGGATGATACAAGTCTGTTTTTTTACCGGTAATACCATTTCCGAACGTATTTATCAATGCAACGTTGCAACGAAAGCTCTCCAGGATTGGTCCATAGTTAATTTTATGAAGGTCAACGAGGGTAACACTATATATATAAGGCTGCCATTTTCGGCCCAAAAAATAAGCTTATCCCACGGCGTGAAGACATTATTTTAAATTCACGTCGTGTAGAAATAATAGAACAGTTAAAATGCCTAGGCGTTATATTTTCCTCCAATATGTCATGGGATTGTCACGTTAATTACGTCTCAAACAAAATAGCTCAAATCACTGCTGTGATAGGTCGTTTCAAAAACATTCTTGCTACACAAACTAAAATGCTGATTTACAACTCAATCTTCAACTCGAATTTGTACTATTTCCATTTAGTTTGGGGTACCATAACGTTTACTAACCTTGAACGCATTCACCTAATCCGAAAAAGCTGTCTCCGACATGATTATAATACGTCATACCGACATCCAAGAGCAGCTTTATTTAGTCATTCTAGAGTGATTAAAGTACATAACTTCTATAAATATCGCCTCATTGTCATCTATAAATCATAAATTAGGAATGATATAACCAATCTCAGGAAATTAGCAGAACTAAAGAAAAGAATGTTAAGCTATCCAACAAGACGTGGCGAGGAATGGATGGTACCAACACCTAGACTTAAACTTGGACAAGAACGCCTTCACTTTATTCTTCTGTCTCTTCTTAATGGTTAAAGTCTCATTAATATCGATTTGCTTTCTTGTTCGCGCGAAGAGCTTCGTGCTATGTATTTAAATAACGTGGATTAAGTTTACTTATGTGCACatattgttgtttcgcctatactTTAGTGAATCCTTGGTAtacttatcttttttttaattgtacaAGTTCCAGTATTGCCTCCCTGCTGAGCATTAGGTTTGTAGACTCGTCAAGCTGCCCTGGTGTAACTTTTTTTCTGCAGCCCCTCCACCTGTATTGTAATATGAGGAAATAAAAttgaaaatgaatgcatgcatttCTATGCGGTTCAAACGTAAAAACGCCCATATTCTCAAGTTTACGAGCCTGTTAAAGAAAGCAGGTTTCATCAAACCAGATAATCAAACCAAGTAACCAAACCATGCAGGGAACCAGGTAATCTAAATTAATTCAGTGCCTCCACTACAGCGTTCCTCATAACGCTGTTTGCCGTTTCGTGACGTCATACCACACATTCCAATTAATTTCAATAACataatcaatgaatcaatcagcCAATCAATCACTTGAGGCCAGATAAGACATGGCGCCAAACAAGCCAGTGCATGAGCCAGCAGTGACACATCATAGACAACGAGAGATATACGGGAAGCCTTCTCGTCTCGAGCCGCCTCGAGAAATCGCTGATCATGCAAATCCCTCTTTGAACCTCGTCTTTGCTGTGGAGCACATGGCGCGCACCAATCTACAGGTCCCAATATGCAGATCGGCGCTCGCCCCTATGCCATACAGCGTGTCTGACTTGTTGGCCCAGCGGGGAAAATCCGCGAGCGAATTCGCAGACACGGAGCATAAACAAAGGGCAGCTCGAAGGAGCACGTGTGTGATTGCATTAGCATTGGAAATGAGCGATATAGCGCAGTCTCGCAGAGTCTGCTCGCCGATGAGAAGCGACGCAGGTCTAGTGTTTCGCGGCTGAGTGCCACGTCTTCAGGGGCGCTGCTGAAACAACAGAGCTTCTCCGTGTTACGTGCCCGGCAAGCGACGTTGTCGTGGCAAGCAAAAACCAATCCCGCGGTGTAACCCTCGCCGCGCATTATGCtcccgagaagaaaaaaaatgatcgaGGTCACAGGGGAATGAGGGAACTTCCTTTGTGACAGTGTTGCCGATGAAGCAGAGATTGAACGGCGCGAAATCTGCATATACTGTATATAGGACTATATATACGACGGGGACATGTGCCCAAACAGGGTCCTAACCTCATAAAAATAGATTCAGAGTCTATACAAAATCTATGGATAGGTCTCTAGAATTTTTCTACGGATATTTTTAAGCAATACTATAGTCAATCAAAAAGTGAAATTATGCTCTAAAGAGAATACAGAAGTTATATCTAATTTCGGATATAAACATTTGATATACTGTAGCCGATAAAATTGTACGTCCATAAGTCATGGCACTGTCCATTGACATGTTATAGACAATACTCGATGAGAAGTGTAAGGCCATAAGTATACCCATAGACTAGCCTGAACACAGTGTCTAGAATTTATCTAGACATGTGCGTAGAATTAGTTTAGAGACGGTCCACCGTGTAGGCAAATGTCAATAGACTTTCTATAAACTGGCTAAATTATTTTTGTAAGGCAACATTTAGTTAATATAGCTACGAGGTAAGAACAGCAATGCCTAGTGATATGGTCATTTGATATTCGATTGTCAATTCTACATAATGCTCAAATAAACGCGTTACTTCCCCCCTGTAAAACGAAACAGCGAGTGTCATGTCGCCTAGTTCCCGTTAAACGGTACGCAAACTATCACCCCAACAGGCGTCTGTAAGGCGTTTCAAAAACGACTTCAAGCTACAGCATTACGTGAGCGCGTGAAGCAGCTTATTTAATATGGTTATTTGACTATAAATCCTCAAAAATATTACTTGCCTAGCCATGACCGCGTAATTATGTCTTTCTATAGTATTTTTGCACACACAAAGCCATTGTGCTGCCTACAAATCGCTCATACACGCaggcgccggcaacgcgtccctcgGAGTGGGCGCGGGAATGGCGGACACCATTGTAGgtgccgcggttgtctccaccctGTACGGAGGGCGGGCTCCTGGGGCACATGAGGAACTCTTGAGCTGCGCTGCTGTGCGCATGGGCTGTCGGTGAACAAACAAAGTTCCTCGAACACTCGGGCCTGGCTACCCGCATGCTCTACGCGACCTGATATTGTCGGTGTACGGGTGCGTGCGTGATGTGTTCTGTCACGGCGGTGCCCTTTCAATAGGGCACCGCCAAGAAAGAACAATAGCTTCGTGAAGGTGATCGCTGCAACAGTAATACTTCCATGGTCAGGCGCCCCTGCAATGACGGTTACGCTTCGAGAAAAAAGCTGCTACAACGGCAAATGATAGTAGCGACTTCAACTTTTATTACATAATTGGTATCAAAAGGTGAAAATAATAACATTGAAGTGAGAACTTTATGCAGGCGCTTGGATAAGACACAATGCTTGCCTCTAAATTTCTTAATGTGTTAGTAAGGTGAATAAACAACCCGCCACAGGTagagaacgatcccacgtcttagCATTACATGTGCGATggacgcgtaatgcgaagacctggcatcgttccccacctgcggccaattgttttttcacccactttaattgccattcattttcattaattcaatgcacgcgtaatgcgaagacatgatcaattttttcaaccactttcattgccatgaATTCATATTTTGTTTCATTCAATTAGTATAAATACAAGTAACTTTATGTTTTCTTTGGGGTCCTtgttttgttggcttcttatgatgtgattaTTCAAAATTGGCCCCTtggtcaaccccctttcttctcgtaggCTACATACATGGCACATAGCACATCTagatgacgacagcagcaacaagCAAATCATGGCAGACACTTTGAAAACGCACTTATTTTTAGGTTGCTTTCAATATTATATGTCATCATTAAAGATACTGTTTCACTTATTATAAATTTAGGCTGTACATAACCTTTCACtacacaaccttcacatttctcaacaaatcatgaatgctttgcattacctAGACATCAAGTACAACTTACTATGGAAAATGTTTGAGAAATTTCACAGCATTAAATGCACAATGCAATTATTTGGCATCTGTTTTAGCACCACATCTTACTGACACTACAACTGCGTGTATGCACCTAGCGATGCTGGCGCTGCGGTTGGCGTCGCAGCTGCCACCGCACACTTCTCAAGTAACGCATGTGCTGCGCACGGGTTGTGCCGAACACGCCAATAACAGTGTCTTGAACAGCCGGCCCTCTCGAATAATGCATTCCAGACCCAGTGTTTCGGGGCAGACCGCATGGAATGGGGACGCTGTTACCATCAAGCTCACTACTATACTGCTGCTGCTCCTCTCGCCATCACTGTCATCGTCTGATTCTATATCGCCCTCAGAAAGGCGAAGGTTGCGAAACACAGcacatgtcgtaacaatgttagCCGCACGTTCCAGCTCATAGAGGAGGATGCGGTACCGCTGCAGGCAGCGGAAACGGCTCTTTAAGAGCCCGATGCACCTCTTCATCACGGAACGCATGGTGGcatgagctttctggttcttccCCTCGTGTGTCTGCACTGGATGATGGCCGGGAACTGGGTTTAGGAGCCACGGCTCCAAGGGTTGGTCACTGTCACCTGCACGAAGATGGAAATAGTACACTGAGTACTCGTACGACGAGAGCCAAGTTGGTAACTGAGGAAAGTTACAGCATCATTCAACAAAGGTAGAAGTCAGACCTTGTGAGTCCCAAGTAAAAGCATGAGTTGAGCATGTCCGTACCCGACGCAAACTGTTCACAAATTTACAAGTGTCtgccagaagcagaagaaatcgaCACTTCCGTTTGCCATTATTGACACAGTAGCAGCACTAATGTGTATTCATTTCTGCTTCTGGCAGGCACTGGGTGCAGTAGCAGCACTAATACATGTTGCTTCCGTCTTCTCCTGGCAGGAACCTGATAGCATGCTTGTAACTTACAGCTTTGAAGATTGCCAGTGGTGGCAGcaaatgttttcatttttttgtactCCTGGCACTCGTGTGCTTTTAATTTAGTTAAAAGTTTGTGCTGGAGCGGACAATACTGAAACATGACTGcgccaaaaaacaaaaaaaatgttttgtctcCCCGAGGAGGTATTCCCCTTGGAACCACCGGCGCAGCAGCCATATCATCCGCCAGACGAACGAGTCGTGGTCCGCCCCCGGTCGCACAGGCTCCACGGCCAGGATCCTAATTTCCGCGTCGCAGGTCTGAGGTAAAATGTGAACAGAGACAGTGCACGTTGACAAGAGCAACGTAACTGTCAAAAAGAATCGGCACCAGTAAACGTGAGGTTTACTTACGAACATGCAGTTGAGGGCGTAGTATCCCTTGCGGCACATGAACGCAGCCTTGCGTTCACCCTTGGGTGCGATAATGGCTATGAGGCTGCCGTCCACGCATCCTACGATGCCGGGAGTGGAaccgcgccgaaggaaacgctcCTTCACGGCTGCCTTTTCTTCGGTCGTCTTCGGAAAATGTacccacttgttgcgggcccCTGCGTTCGCTACAGCCTCTACCACGCGTCGCAGGCACTCGCTCACCCTTGACTGCGACACACGGGTCATCTCCTCGCTCCCTATACGGACGCTTGGGAGCTCCCTGCGACAAAGAAGCGCAGCGCACACAACACCTTCCGCTCCACCGAAAGTCCCGTCAGTCGTTCTGCTTCTAGCTCCCCCtccagttcatcatcatcatttattgtcccttaaggacccctttcagggtattacataaAAGGGCGGGGCAAAAGCATGAATAAACACTATGGTCATTATTAAACTATGATTAACTTATTTGTTCAACGGTAAAAAAAACTTAGCATACATGCTAAGTTCTTCGCACAACAACCGCACCGTTTCATTCGAGAGGCGAGAAGGCCGTGGTAAATGGTCATCCGGCATGTCAAATGCGTCGTCTGGCTCTCCGTGTCCACGTCGGCGACGGCAAAGAGCCATCGCCATAGCGACGAGAGGGGCAGTCATTTTTTATTCCCTTAGAAACGACCCTGGCCCTGGCCGTGCCAAAAATTCATGCCTTATGCTCCGCATAATGAGTGCGTCAACGTCACTTCGACGTTTCTGGTTTTTGCAcgttcctgacgtcgcgtgattgACAGACAAAATGGACGCGGCCCGGTCGGTCATTTTCGTTCAATGGCAGCGCGGTGATAGCTCTCAAAAGGCATAAAAAAGTAATAGAATTCCTACAAAATTGCACCCCAGATGGCTAGATTGTGCCGTCACCGTCAATAACGGGATAACATGGCAGCGGCCGGGCCAACGTTGACAGCGTGAACACCGCGTCGCGGTCCGTTTAATCTTTCATCAAAATAAAAACCAGCAAGCTACAAAGAACATTATAAGCCTTATGTGAAACCACAGAATAAGCATTGGCGCGACAATACACAGTGTAAGAAATGGACAATAGTTATGATGTCAAAGTAGAATTCAGTATTCATATGCCATAAAGAAGAATAATACAATCTACGCAAATACTTGAAGGTAAAAAATCGAGGAACGTAACCTTAGGTAAAAGTTAACCACGGGCAAGA contains:
- the LOC139050840 gene encoding putative nuclease HARBI1, which encodes MTRVSQSRVSECLRRVVEAVANAGARNKWVHFPKTTEEKAAVKERFLRRGSTPGIVGCVDGSLIAIIAPKGERKAAFMCRKGYYALNCMFTCDAEIRILAVEPVRPGADHDSAVIRRAVRARALRMGTLYVSWGRRFYVESIQAWRNSKAAVNFEVEAVS